The Mesomycoplasma ovipneumoniae genome includes a region encoding these proteins:
- the rsmI gene encoding 16S rRNA (cytidine(1402)-2'-O)-methyltransferase, which produces MAKITVIATPIGNLQDITLRAIQAIKSADLILCEDTRTSKKILNFLEIKDKKLISYHKFNEKSTIVKMSDIFLTNQNIILMSDAGTPSISDPGQILIKWAHENDVEVDFLPGACAFVGAFVLSGFDLPLVFMGFFNSKKQQIIKQIEHFILNYSYIFYVSPYKLIYILEVINEFYGEKVEIFLVKEMTKIHQKYFFGSPLKVLAELQNSTKGEFTMVLRLKGDEKPKLKANKYENFSKNSVKF; this is translated from the coding sequence ATGGCAAAAATCACAGTTATAGCAACTCCAATTGGAAATTTACAAGATATAACTCTGCGAGCAATTCAAGCAATAAAATCAGCTGATTTGATTTTGTGCGAGGACACCCGAACTTCCAAAAAAATATTAAATTTTTTGGAAATTAAAGACAAAAAGTTAATTTCTTATCACAAATTTAATGAAAAATCAACTATCGTCAAAATGTCTGACATATTTTTAACTAACCAAAATATAATTCTAATGTCAGATGCAGGCACCCCTTCAATTAGCGATCCGGGTCAAATTTTGATAAAGTGAGCCCATGAAAACGATGTCGAAGTTGATTTTTTACCTGGTGCATGTGCTTTTGTTGGTGCTTTTGTTCTTTCTGGTTTTGATTTACCGTTAGTTTTTATGGGTTTTTTTAACTCAAAAAAGCAGCAAATAATTAAACAAATTGAGCATTTTATACTAAATTATAGTTATATTTTTTACGTCTCACCATATAAATTAATCTATATTCTTGAGGTAATTAATGAATTTTATGGCGAGAAAGTCGAAATTTTTCTTGTTAAGGAAATGACAAAAATTCATCAAAAATATTTTTTTGGTTCTCCTTTAAAAGTTTTAGCTGAACTTCAAAATTCTACTAAAGGTGAATTCACAATGGTTTTAAGGCTAAAAGGCGATGAAAAACCGAAGTTAAAAGCAAATAAATATGAAAATTTTTCGAAAAATAGTGTAAAATTTTAG
- the mutM gene encoding DNA-formamidopyrimidine glycosylase, which produces MPELPEVVTVVNALKKEIIGKKIVNVLAKDENFIKEIPFIEFQKILKNSTIVDVQNRAKHILFFLDNQKVLLSHLRMNGKYFTYKYPKWNKFDYVSFIFSDNSVLNYNDSRKFGTFVIRDHFNLFKVKPLVDLGPEPFYINVEDFYQKIKKSTRSIKSILLDQKIMSGLGNIYADEVCFAVKISPDKIANQITLEQAKIIVEKSKEILQKSIELGGSSINSYTSLNAKEGKFQNFLKVHTKKNLPCTKCNEKILKVVVAGRGTYFCPNCQVE; this is translated from the coding sequence ATGCCTGAATTGCCAGAAGTTGTAACCGTTGTAAATGCCTTAAAAAAAGAGATTATTGGTAAAAAAATAGTCAATGTTTTGGCTAAAGATGAGAATTTTATAAAAGAAATTCCATTTATTGAATTTCAAAAAATATTGAAAAATTCAACTATAGTAGATGTTCAAAATAGGGCTAAACATATTTTATTTTTTCTAGATAACCAAAAAGTTTTACTCTCACATTTACGAATGAATGGGAAATATTTTACTTATAAGTATCCAAAATGAAATAAATTTGACTATGTTTCCTTTATTTTTTCAGATAATTCGGTTTTAAATTATAATGATAGTCGAAAATTCGGGACTTTTGTTATTAGAGATCATTTTAATTTATTCAAAGTTAAACCCTTAGTCGATTTAGGACCTGAACCTTTTTATATAAATGTTGAGGATTTTTACCAAAAAATCAAAAAATCAACTCGTTCAATCAAATCTATTTTACTTGATCAGAAAATAATGAGTGGTCTAGGAAATATTTATGCTGATGAAGTTTGTTTTGCGGTTAAAATTTCTCCAGACAAAATCGCTAACCAAATAACCTTAGAACAAGCCAAAATAATCGTTGAAAAGAGCAAAGAAATTCTGCAAAAATCAATCGAATTAGGCGGGTCAAGTATAAATTCATATACTTCTTTGAATGCTAAAGAGGGTAAATTTCAAAATTTTTTAAAAGTACACACTAAAAAAAATTTACCTTGTACTAAGTGCAATGAAAAAATTTTAAAAGTTGTTGTTGCTGGTAGAGGAACTTATTTTTGCCCAAATTGCCAAGTTGAATAA
- a CDS encoding YbaB/EbfC family nucleoid-associated protein has translation MNLQKLLKEAQKMQKDHKVKKDLLEKTDFDFENQGISLTISGGFELKKLKIAPFLVDKDDIETLEDLISITLNQALLKIREENEKIAPTQSH, from the coding sequence ATGAATCTTCAAAAATTATTAAAAGAAGCTCAAAAAATGCAAAAAGATCACAAAGTAAAAAAAGATTTGTTAGAAAAAACAGATTTTGACTTTGAAAATCAAGGAATTTCGCTGACTATTTCAGGAGGTTTTGAGTTAAAAAAGTTAAAAATTGCTCCATTTTTAGTCGACAAAGACGATATTGAAACATTAGAAGATTTAATTTCTATCACATTAAATCAAGCTTTGTTGAAAATTAGAGAAGAAAATGAAAAAATTGCTCCAACTCAATCACATTAA
- a CDS encoding energy-coupling factor transporter ATPase — translation MIKVTNISFSYTNDMNQLALKDVSLTFEKGKYYAILGHNGSGKSTFSKIISGIAKPQKGTVEVDSILLNKESLPKIRKKIGIIFQNPDNQFVGATVEDDIAFSLENINEDPKKMPKIIAELAQKVQMQSYLEREPQFLSGGQKQRVAIASVLALNPQIIIFDEITSMLDPKGKSDVVKILDDLRKDKSKTLISITHNMNEAILADEVVVFAKGQIIAKGDPKLILNNDEIIQKAKIDSPFIYKISKNLDFISPTYDENELLEQLWKLKQKTL, via the coding sequence ATGATAAAAGTTACAAATATTTCCTTTAGTTACACTAACGATATGAACCAATTAGCGCTCAAAGATGTTAGTCTAACTTTTGAAAAAGGCAAATATTATGCAATTTTAGGCCACAATGGATCAGGAAAGTCGACATTTTCTAAAATTATTTCCGGAATCGCTAAACCGCAAAAAGGTACAGTTGAAGTTGATTCAATTTTATTAAATAAAGAAAGTCTACCTAAAATTAGAAAGAAAATCGGTATTATTTTTCAAAACCCAGATAATCAATTTGTTGGGGCAACAGTTGAGGATGATATTGCCTTTAGTTTGGAAAATATTAACGAAGATCCAAAAAAAATGCCCAAAATTATTGCAGAATTGGCACAAAAAGTACAAATGCAATCTTATCTTGAGCGCGAGCCGCAATTTTTATCTGGTGGACAAAAGCAAAGAGTTGCTATTGCCTCAGTTTTAGCTCTAAATCCGCAAATAATAATTTTTGATGAAATAACCTCAATGCTTGATCCAAAAGGGAAAAGTGATGTTGTTAAAATTTTAGATGACCTCCGCAAAGATAAAAGTAAAACTTTAATTTCAATAACGCACAATATGAACGAAGCGATTTTGGCCGATGAAGTTGTTGTCTTTGCAAAAGGCCAAATTATTGCAAAAGGTGATCCAAAATTAATTTTAAATAATGATGAAATAATTCAAAAAGCCAAAATTGACTCGCCTTTTATTTATAAAATTTCAAAAAACCTTGATTTTATTAGTCCGACCTATGATGAAAATGAATTGCTGGAACAATTATGAAAATTAAAGCAAAAAACATTGTAA
- the tmk gene encoding dTMP kinase — MFISFEGIDASGKSTVMNLFAKYLRIKFPEKEIITTFEPYSGKDSQEAQQIREFLLNKKNQISPYVEMLLFSTSRRIHLEQVIWPALKSGKIVLCDRYIDSSIAYQGFGNNLSPDLVFKLNSLISEKTFPDLTIFLDVKISKSRERMEIYRNEKRDRLENRGEEFYKQVIKGYEYLLKTRKNFIKIDGNGDYDHVLTDIINFFESYYEANYDKLAPFSR, encoded by the coding sequence ATGTTTATAAGTTTTGAAGGGATCGATGCAAGCGGAAAATCAACCGTTATGAATTTGTTTGCAAAGTATTTAAGAATTAAATTTCCAGAAAAAGAAATTATTACAACTTTTGAACCATACAGCGGCAAAGATTCGCAAGAAGCACAGCAAATCCGTGAGTTTTTACTTAATAAAAAAAATCAAATTAGCCCATATGTTGAGATGCTTTTATTTTCAACCTCGAGAAGAATTCATCTTGAACAAGTAATTTGACCGGCCTTAAAATCTGGAAAAATTGTTCTTTGTGATCGCTACATTGATTCTTCGATTGCATATCAAGGGTTTGGAAATAATTTAAGCCCAGATTTAGTTTTTAAGTTAAACAGTTTAATTTCTGAAAAAACTTTTCCAGATCTTACAATTTTCCTTGATGTTAAAATTTCAAAATCACGCGAGCGAATGGAAATTTATCGAAATGAAAAGCGAGACCGACTTGAAAATCGCGGCGAGGAATTTTATAAACAAGTTATTAAAGGATATGAATATTTACTAAAAACAAGAAAAAATTTCATTAAAATTGACGGTAATGGCGATTATGATCATGTTTTAACAGATATAATTAATTTTTTTGAGAGCTATTATGAAGCAAATTACGACAAATTGGCGCCATTTTCTCGATAA
- a CDS encoding ATP-binding cassette domain-containing protein, with protein MKIKAKNIVKIYDQKLPIEIKALDNVSVEINQGEFIAIIGQTGSGKTTFIQHMNALLLPDKGQVEYFYFDQEAKTEKKLVVERPRFLKSKFKFINQIRRRVGVVFQFAEYQLFEQTIEKDIIFGAVSMGVNKEEAKKKAAEMIKLVGLDETFLDKSPFELSGGQKRRVAIAGILAMDPDIIFFDEPTAGLDPQGSVKMLEILDTLHKKGKTIILATHDLDSVLEWTKRCIFFKDGKIIYDGETYPILDNNQFLIENEMLPTNLLNFREKLVKIGYPISKVKSIDELISQINLLIKKEKNAN; from the coding sequence ATGAAAATTAAAGCAAAAAACATTGTAAAAATTTACGACCAAAAATTACCAATTGAAATAAAAGCGCTTGACAATGTATCTGTTGAAATTAATCAAGGTGAATTTATCGCAATAATAGGTCAAACTGGCTCCGGAAAAACAACTTTTATCCAACATATGAACGCTCTTTTGCTCCCTGATAAAGGTCAAGTTGAGTATTTTTATTTTGATCAAGAAGCAAAAACTGAAAAAAAATTAGTTGTTGAAAGACCAAGATTTTTAAAATCAAAGTTTAAATTTATAAACCAAATTCGCCGTCGAGTTGGGGTTGTTTTTCAATTTGCTGAATACCAACTTTTTGAGCAAACTATTGAAAAAGATATTATTTTTGGCGCCGTTTCAATGGGAGTAAACAAAGAAGAAGCCAAGAAAAAAGCAGCTGAAATGATAAAACTAGTCGGTCTTGATGAGACTTTTTTAGACAAATCACCTTTTGAACTCTCAGGTGGCCAAAAACGAAGAGTTGCAATTGCCGGAATTTTAGCAATGGATCCAGATATAATTTTTTTTGACGAACCAACAGCAGGTCTTGACCCTCAAGGTTCAGTAAAAATGCTTGAAATATTGGACACTCTTCACAAAAAAGGTAAGACAATCATTTTAGCAACTCATGATCTTGATAGTGTTTTAGAGTGAACAAAACGTTGTATTTTTTTTAAAGATGGTAAAATTATATACGATGGTGAAACTTATCCTATTTTAGATAATAATCAATTTCTTATTGAAAATGAAATGTTACCTACAAATTTGCTAAATTTCCGTGAAAAATTAGTAAAAATAGGATATCCAATTTCGAAAGTCAAGTCAATTGACGAATTGATTAGTCAAATTAATCTATTAATAAAAAAGGAAAAAAATGCAAATTAG
- a CDS encoding energy-coupling factor transporter transmembrane component T family protein, with product MQISVAKYVPRNTIIHKMDPRLKIAFNILFAVLFFVTTHLATISILLLLSLVFFYITTKRVKQIFTLMKMPIIIFIIMLIIYGFIIDRQNINVILGISSDNELPKYKVLGLNPEETTHFISWYLVKPTVLFGNIKFSIGTVSIIRSLVLAVRIYGMIISTTILTYSTKPFLLTRAIEDLILPLKLLFIPTHIIAMIISIAIRFIPTLLLEATRIMKAQSSRGVDFKHGKIKDKVKSLITLVIPLFVLAFSRAEDLSNAMDVRGYDVYAKRSRYRRLVFNKLDYLFALIFIGLITLTVLMEMNIIPISDLPFWWLYTNQKI from the coding sequence ATGCAAATTAGTGTTGCTAAATATGTCCCAAGAAACACAATAATTCATAAAATGGACCCCCGACTAAAAATAGCATTCAACATTCTTTTTGCAGTGCTTTTTTTTGTCACTACCCATTTAGCGACAATTTCAATTCTGCTTTTGCTTTCACTTGTTTTTTTCTATATAACAACAAAAAGAGTTAAGCAAATTTTTACTTTAATGAAAATGCCAATAATCATTTTCATAATTATGTTAATAATTTACGGATTTATTATTGATCGCCAAAATATTAATGTAATTTTAGGCATTTCATCTGATAATGAACTGCCTAAATATAAGGTTTTAGGTCTAAATCCTGAAGAAACAACGCATTTTATTTCTTGATATTTGGTCAAGCCAACTGTTTTATTTGGAAATATAAAATTTTCAATTGGAACTGTTAGCATAATTCGCTCACTGGTTTTAGCGGTTCGAATTTATGGCATGATAATTTCAACTACAATTTTAACTTATTCAACAAAGCCATTTTTACTCACCCGTGCAATTGAAGATTTAATTCTACCTTTAAAACTTTTATTCATTCCGACCCATATAATTGCAATGATTATTTCAATCGCGATTCGTTTTATTCCAACTTTGTTACTTGAGGCGACCCGAATTATGAAAGCTCAATCTTCACGTGGGGTTGATTTTAAACACGGAAAAATTAAGGATAAAGTCAAATCATTAATAACTTTAGTAATTCCACTTTTTGTGCTTGCTTTTTCACGGGCTGAAGATCTTTCGAATGCTATGGATGTCCGTGGTTATGATGTTTATGCAAAAAGAAGCCGTTATCGCCGTCTAGTTTTTAACAAACTTGATTATCTTTTTGCCCTTATTTTTATCGGTCTTATTACTTTAACAGTTTTAATGGAAATGAATATTATTCCAATTTCAGACTTGCCATTTTGGTGACTCTACACTAATCAAAAAATTTAA
- the hpt gene encoding hypoxanthine phosphoribosyltransferase: MINKHIVKILFDNKQIKTRIDEIAKWINSNYKNSQEIVFVAVLKGSLIFLTDLIQQVEVDSMVDCIIAKSYFGGTQSGGELKVITDIDLKIENKDVILIDDIFDSGITLTKISEHLKLKKPKSLKIITLFYKREKRKTDIEPDYFGFEVPDAFLVGYGLDYQEKYRNWPFVAIFDPNKKE, encoded by the coding sequence ATGATTAACAAACATATTGTAAAAATTTTGTTTGACAATAAACAAATTAAAACTAGAATTGATGAGATTGCAAAGTGAATAAATTCAAACTATAAAAATTCACAAGAAATTGTTTTTGTTGCGGTTCTTAAAGGTTCATTAATTTTTCTGACTGATTTAATTCAGCAAGTCGAAGTTGATTCAATGGTCGATTGCATAATTGCCAAATCCTATTTTGGTGGCACCCAATCTGGTGGCGAATTGAAAGTTATTACCGATATTGACCTAAAAATTGAAAATAAAGATGTTATTTTAATTGATGATATTTTTGATTCAGGTATAACTTTGACAAAAATTAGTGAACATTTAAAATTAAAAAAACCAAAATCACTGAAAATAATTACCTTATTTTATAAAAGAGAAAAAAGAAAAACTGATATTGAACCTGACTATTTTGGCTTTGAAGTTCCTGATGCTTTTCTTGTTGGTTATGGACTTGATTATCAGGAAAAATATCGAAATTGACCTTTTGTTGCAATTTTTGATCCAAACAAAAAGGAATAA
- a CDS encoding DNA polymerase III subunit delta', which produces MKQITTNWRHFLDNLSKTKTIPHAILLVSSYSDFLDEKIAEFLEIFSQKPQIFQHDFADNRLSKTEFLEEVNKLYFSSLYGDNSKIFLIKNIENAHISVLNSFLKILEDPPLNTYFLLTSFSSDLIIPTIVSRCQIFFFNDLNRKNELKKKLDTWKKSPYNAIYANIFTNFDQATLAIKAISDSDLDKLKSLLNNLTKSKFDFLLFLNQVLTKENSFIFLQIIIAHFKQFFLSKSGLNKKDAKKGSFFDLNSEKMVKINQTFKKFLSSLETNANFNIQKSSFLVRLNNILT; this is translated from the coding sequence ATGAAGCAAATTACGACAAATTGGCGCCATTTTCTCGATAATTTGTCAAAAACTAAAACAATTCCACATGCAATTTTGCTTGTTTCGAGCTATTCAGATTTTCTAGATGAGAAAATAGCTGAATTTTTAGAGATATTTAGTCAAAAACCACAAATTTTTCAACATGATTTTGCAGATAATCGCCTTTCAAAAACAGAATTTCTAGAAGAGGTAAACAAGTTGTATTTTTCCTCTCTTTATGGCGATAATTCAAAAATTTTCCTAATTAAAAACATTGAAAATGCCCATATTTCTGTGCTAAATTCATTTCTAAAAATTTTAGAAGATCCCCCTTTGAATACTTATTTTTTACTAACTTCTTTTTCCTCAGACTTAATTATTCCGACTATTGTTTCTCGTTGTCAAATATTTTTTTTCAATGATTTAAATAGAAAAAACGAACTTAAGAAAAAGTTAGATACATGAAAAAAATCGCCTTATAATGCTATATATGCAAATATTTTCACAAATTTTGATCAAGCAACTTTGGCTATTAAGGCCATTAGTGATTCGGATTTAGATAAATTAAAATCATTACTAAATAATTTAACTAAATCAAAATTTGATTTTTTACTGTTTTTAAATCAAGTTTTAACAAAAGAAAACTCATTTATTTTTCTTCAGATAATAATCGCTCATTTTAAACAATTTTTTTTAAGCAAATCTGGTCTTAACAAAAAAGACGCTAAAAAAGGTAGTTTTTTTGACTTGAATTCTGAAAAAATGGTAAAAATTAATCAGACATTTAAAAAATTTCTTTCGTCACTTGAAACAAATGCAAACTTTAATATTCAAAAATCGAGCTTTTTAGTTCGTCTAAACAATATTTTAACTTAA
- the ligA gene encoding NAD-dependent DNA ligase LigA, with protein MENNSKIRNEILELRKQIETWNHHYYQLQNPLVDDLIYDKKLRELINLEQKYYYLFTLDELNSSPSQQVGSKITSKFAKIKHSVPMLSLNKAHTKSELEKWAQKAVVILENVTFFVEPKIDGISLSLIYKNGQLIQALTRGDGVFGEDVLVNVLKIKDEFIPKTIDYFDDLEIRGEIYINNSAFESLQTETNVFKNPRNAASGILRRYKKNQKDSASEDFSFLSGFFYTLVEPEKHKIFRQSEAIAFLKKLGFKTNDFQKECKNLNDVFDFISQIKQKREQLNYNIDGVVIKINEFLLYDQLGFTSKFPHSIIAFKFEDDVAKTKLLEIFPTIGRTGKVTYNAKIEPVNLGGSLISSAVLPNYSYIENLKLNLMSDVFVKKAGEIIPQIIGSVENHEKTNFLIAKNCPKCQSELVFSESGIDQFCQNKNCPGIILQKIVHFSSKAALNIETLAEKRIQTLLDKKIISNICDIFDLKNNLEKIYSEFKPSQLNSENKRAPSLQIKSIIKLLNEVEKAKNIDFHRLIFGLGIKNVGIKAAKILARYAKNISELRKLDFEILKNQNDFGPVIINSLTEYFNNEENQKLLDCLENVNFNFKNPTISPSLIGWTSFAISGKLSKPRHEFVKIIEQTGAYFHTSITKQTAYLVTGESTGSKIEKAIKLGVKRISEEEFWDLIKSKIE; from the coding sequence ATGGAAAATAATTCTAAAATTCGCAATGAAATTCTTGAGCTAAGAAAGCAAATTGAAACTTGAAATCATCATTACTATCAACTGCAAAATCCGCTTGTTGATGATTTAATTTATGACAAAAAGCTGAGAGAATTAATAAATTTGGAGCAAAAATATTACTATCTTTTTACTTTAGATGAACTTAATTCATCGCCAAGCCAACAAGTTGGTAGCAAAATTACCTCAAAATTTGCCAAAATCAAACACTCAGTTCCGATGTTATCGCTCAATAAGGCTCATACAAAATCTGAACTTGAAAAATGAGCCCAAAAAGCAGTGGTAATTTTAGAAAATGTAACTTTTTTTGTCGAGCCAAAAATTGATGGAATTTCACTTTCACTAATTTATAAAAACGGCCAACTTATTCAAGCACTAACTCGTGGCGATGGTGTTTTTGGCGAAGATGTTTTAGTTAATGTCCTTAAAATTAAAGATGAATTTATCCCTAAAACAATAGATTATTTTGATGACCTTGAAATAAGAGGTGAAATTTATATAAATAATTCTGCCTTTGAAAGTTTACAAACTGAGACAAATGTCTTTAAAAATCCACGAAATGCCGCAAGTGGAATTCTTAGACGATATAAAAAGAACCAAAAAGATTCAGCTAGCGAAGATTTTTCATTTTTAAGCGGGTTTTTTTATACACTTGTAGAACCAGAAAAACATAAAATTTTTAGACAGTCAGAGGCAATTGCTTTTTTAAAAAAATTAGGTTTTAAAACTAATGATTTTCAAAAAGAATGTAAGAATTTAAACGATGTTTTTGACTTTATTAGTCAAATTAAGCAAAAAAGAGAACAACTAAATTACAATATTGACGGCGTTGTTATCAAAATTAATGAATTTTTGCTTTATGATCAGTTAGGCTTTACGTCAAAATTTCCTCACAGTATTATTGCCTTTAAATTTGAAGATGACGTTGCAAAAACTAAACTACTAGAAATTTTTCCCACAATTGGAAGAACCGGAAAAGTCACATATAATGCCAAAATTGAACCCGTAAATCTTGGCGGCAGTCTTATTTCTTCGGCAGTTTTGCCTAATTATTCTTACATTGAAAATCTAAAATTAAATTTAATGTCTGATGTTTTTGTCAAAAAAGCGGGCGAAATTATCCCGCAAATTATCGGAAGTGTTGAAAACCATGAAAAAACTAACTTTTTAATTGCAAAAAACTGTCCTAAATGTCAGTCTGAACTAGTTTTTAGTGAATCAGGAATTGATCAATTTTGTCAAAACAAAAATTGTCCTGGCATAATTCTCCAAAAAATCGTTCACTTTTCATCAAAAGCTGCTTTAAATATTGAAACTTTAGCCGAAAAAAGAATTCAAACACTATTAGATAAAAAAATTATTTCTAATATTTGTGACATTTTTGACCTTAAAAATAACCTTGAAAAAATTTATTCTGAATTTAAACCTAGTCAATTAAATTCAGAAAATAAACGTGCTCCATCTTTACAAATTAAGTCAATAATTAAATTGCTTAATGAGGTTGAAAAAGCAAAAAACATCGATTTTCATAGGTTAATTTTTGGTTTAGGAATAAAAAATGTTGGAATAAAAGCCGCTAAAATTCTTGCAAGATATGCTAAAAATATTTCTGAATTAAGAAAATTAGATTTTGAAATACTGAAAAATCAAAATGATTTTGGACCTGTTATAATTAATTCACTAACTGAATATTTTAATAATGAGGAAAATCAAAAACTACTTGACTGTCTTGAAAATGTTAATTTTAATTTCAAAAATCCAACTATTTCACCGTCTTTAATTGGTTGAACTTCATTTGCAATTTCAGGTAAATTATCAAAACCAAGACACGAATTTGTTAAAATTATCGAACAAACAGGCGCATATTTCCACACATCAATAACAAAACAAACCGCTTATTTGGTAACCGGAGAATCGACCGGATCAAAAATAGAAAAAGCAATTAAATTAGGTGTTAAAAGGATCTCTGAAGAAGAATTTTGAGATCTAATAAAAAGTAAAATTGAATAA
- a CDS encoding toprim domain-containing protein — protein MVDENFEKLVDQLRKVPGITKKQATNILFSLIDTPLSQIETFVEQIYNLKRNLQYCERCGYLNANSVCQICLDFQRSFKILVVENSEMVTKFEKLGKYDGKYFVFGKYDIKKLENHDLQIKKLADLANEKSEIIIALSSTMEGWIFANYLAKHKLLSSSKITRLATGIPFGAAIDYIDNITLNQALENRQEMEK, from the coding sequence ATGGTAGATGAAAATTTTGAAAAACTAGTTGACCAATTAAGAAAAGTTCCCGGAATCACGAAAAAACAAGCCACTAATATTTTATTTTCTCTAATCGATACGCCCCTTAGTCAAATTGAAACATTTGTCGAGCAAATTTATAATTTAAAACGAAATCTTCAATATTGTGAGAGATGCGGATATCTAAATGCTAATTCAGTTTGCCAAATATGCCTTGATTTTCAGCGTTCTTTTAAAATATTAGTGGTTGAAAATTCTGAAATGGTCACAAAATTTGAAAAACTAGGAAAATATGATGGCAAGTATTTTGTTTTTGGCAAATATGATATCAAAAAGCTCGAAAATCATGACTTGCAAATAAAAAAACTCGCAGACCTTGCTAATGAAAAAAGTGAAATTATTATTGCACTTTCTTCAACAATGGAAGGTTGAATTTTTGCAAATTATCTTGCAAAACACAAGCTTTTATCCTCATCAAAAATTACTAGGCTAGCTACAGGCATTCCTTTTGGGGCAGCAATTGATTATATTGACAATATAACTTTAAATCAGGCACTGGAAAATCGTCAAGAAATGGAAAAATAA